The following nucleotide sequence is from Mangifera indica cultivar Alphonso chromosome 17, CATAS_Mindica_2.1, whole genome shotgun sequence.
CTCAAGTCTATTTTGGACCTTTACTTGGCCCAAAAAACAATTGGCTCACCATTCaaacttgttcttcttcttctctttcggCATCCTTTTCCTTCTCTCATCTTTGTATTAAAGAACAAATGACTCCTTGTAAAGCATATAGAGTTGTCAACCATCTCCAATCTCCTCCCCCTCTTCTTCACCTTCACCTTCACATATGCCATAGACATGTCTATCATAACCTACAACTAACTAGTATAAGGAATCAAATTTGAAGGAGCCACAATGAGATATTGAACATTTAGTATAAGCAATCATGATTTTcgaaacataaaaaaaaaaaaaaaagttacaataAATTCTTTGTGgctaaaatggaaaaaaattgtattttatgtAGCGAAAACTTACCTTGattcttaattttctttctccacATACACACAATTACATGTGTAGctgaaaatacaaattaatgttACTATGATCACCACATGCTTCTTCTTATTGTGTTGTCCCAGTTTTATCTGAAACATAATATTGATGACATAGTTAATATACACATTATTGAACTTGGACACAacacaacaattaaaaaatgtagCTGTGAAATTTGAGGCATTATATTTACTTCACTTCACGTAATTAACTAAATGCATTGGAACTTGACAATATCATATATAAAGTGGAAAAATatctaatttagaaaaaatcatTGACCTTCAAACTTAtattatttacccaaaaaataacaataataattgaaCCACTTATGTTTAAGCTCAAGCCTTAAAATTCATGCtaatcaaaatatatgtttaagcTTGTCTGGTGGTAAAATTGGGCTAATCAATTAAGTCTGTCTAATTCAATTGAATCATATAcctatttatgatatatatttttaattatatgataacaattaatctatttatacttaatttgtATCAAACTATTTGTGTGCAGAGGCataaatgttaatataaacttattcaattctgaaaaaaaaaaaaaaaatttgtaattttagtattctttacttttattaaaattggaaaaaaaatccCTTCGcagtttaataatataaataataaatctgaTGCTAGATATAATCCGACGGTGATCGCGTGGCCTAATGGATAAGGCGCTCGCCTCCGGAGCGGGAGATTGTGGGTTCGAGTCCCACCGTGAtcgttttgaaaatttattattttactttcttcTATTTTCATTCCAACTTTTCCAAGTTACTGAAGAACCAAAGCCCATGAGAGAAAACAACTCAATTACAGCACCTGGCTGGTGAAAGGAGGACATATACTTTACCTCCCGCAGAATTATCAGAAAGCATGAATGTGCGGCATTAAGGCTGTTCATACATCTGTTGCAGATTCGAAGTAACAGATTTTTCTTTTGGATCCAAGCCAAGTAGAGAATTAAGGACACCAGATCAACATTCTCATTTCTTACATAATTACATTACATCACTTAACAAGGAAGTTTAACTTAGAAAATAGTTACCTAGTCACTgatattaaatacaaattaagtattaatttaattatctctgataatatttcatttcataCATATATGCTTCAGTAGTCTTCTTCTGCCTATGCTCTCTCttcactaattaattaatacaccTACTACTTAATTCACCCATATCATCAAATTGATGACCGCATTCAACCTCCACTCTTTACTATCTCCAACCGCTGTACAGACTCCATAAAAGTCCTGAAATGttgcattaattattaattatactcctgaggatatatatatatatatatatatatatatatatatgaataaaaagattgtgaatacacacacacacacttactGCCATGGAACATCTCCTGCAAGCAGCCAATCTCCTTCTTTGTCTTGGTAGGTCAGTGTGTATCTAACACCGGGCTTGTTGCATTTTTCGtctgtttagaaattataattagaaattGAAGATCATGAACTGAGCCGTGTTAGATTCATGAAGCGGGCTAGCTTACATGTAGCAAACATGGCGATCAAGGAGTTTCTGAGAGTGTAAAAAGAGTGATAATGCTTAAGATCAATTTTCCTTGCTATTGCTACACCTTCCATCTTCACCTTGACGTACATCGAATCTGATCCACCATCAGTCACCGGATTGTTATTCTCGATCCTACCAACTTGACCCCGCTGCTGCTGATGCTGGTGAAGCAATTTCTTCCTCCATGACTGTATAGGAGGCCACCCAACAACCAgttttttctcctcttcattCCTGGTGATTTTCCACTTAAATCAATTATTAACATATGTGGATCTTAAAGATCTTTACAATACAAAATTAGTTTGAAGGATTCAAAACTTACTCGTTGATGGGGAAGAAGCTCTCTTGTTTTGTCCCTTCTGATCATCTTCCTCGTTAGGCTGACCACTCCATACATGTAAAGGCATCATTCCAGCTGACTGATGGCTAAACGCATCCTCGAAACTACGCTTGTTCTTAGCAATATTGCTTTGGCCACCATGGTGAAAGCCAATAGTAGGATTGTAGGCTCGGAGGGCAAGTTTCAGTTGAAGTTCCATAACCatctataaattaaatatgatgAAAAGCAAAAGGGTAGCTAGATAATGAAGGCATAAAGTGAATCGTagcgtgtatatatatatatgagaagtTAGAGGGAGATTTAATTGATGAATGTCTGATGGAAGAGAAGAAATTAGGGACAGCATGGAAGTTGAGTCGGGAAAAAGCCTAGCAATGACATTGACTTGTGAGGAAAGGGTCCACCAACGCTTACCCCGCTCTATCTCCAAACTCTTCACCTGCTCCATCTGTCCCCACTCTCACTTACCTTAACCTACCTCTCAGACTTAATCTTACTCTTAATCAAAACTTAACCCCACCCACAACTCTCTTAATCAAATTGACTGGTAATTAGTTTACTACAGTTTCAAGGTAACACTATCTAGGGCCGGATGAGATCTTAGCCGGTTCAAAATTGATATCTTGACGTTCTTATCGTAACAAAACTCActttatttgtgattttttttttcacataatcTGAGTTAACTCAAAATTGATATCTCATTGATATGATTGTATTAAAGCTAACTTTATCTACAATTAtgttgaatcttttttttttttttataatattattatttactaattGAGTGAGTTGAATTTTGTATGGAGTTAGTCaatacaaaattaaactaaGCCCAAATTAACCTTTGTATAGGTTATCTACCCCTAACATTAGTTAAAACAAAGAATCACGATCAATGATTTCCTTTTAAAACAGccataaactaaataaaaatgatcaaaacGTCTATTTTTAGTCTGCACCCGTGGAAGCATGTATATTGTTTATAATTCAATACTTCATATCATTCTGattctattatatatttcaattataagtagagagagagagagagagagagtgagagagagttAATTAGCTTGGCATTGCCcacatgattttattatttgtaaacaaATTAATGTCGAAAATGTGTCGGCAGACACCCATCAAAGCAAATCTTCTTCTTGGTTACAGTGATACTTGTACAAACTTGAAGATCAAACTATTAGAGATTCTTTTGGTCGCAGTTCAGTTCTACTATTGAAGGGAAGGGGCAATTATAGGAGAGAGAAGAATGAAGTTGAACAAAGGCAGCCAACTAAGGTTTGGCAATGGCTAATGCATTCATGTAGGGTTTCAATATTCCACTCCATGGAAGCACTTGGTACGTACATTACATTGCATGTTTGGAACAATATGGAAGAGAGTTAAGCTTGTGAAATCCACGTGATGGGCAATGTGGGCACACACCGACGACATATCTATGGCCTGGTTTTTGACACAATTTCGAGCCAGTTATAGGGATTCTCATTGATTAGTCCCACCAATATTCTGGCCTCGATCATGCGATCGTGTGATGGAACCCAACAAATGCCACCAGATTGTACGCATAATTTAATGCCTATTGCCTTTAACCGGCACTCACCATTCAAATTCATTGTGGTACTGGTACACATTATTTTGACTTGCTAGTGTGAATGACAATTTTCGCAATTAATGTTTGAGCGAGTGAATTTTGTTAAAGTTTCAACAAGTGGACGTAGAGCAATTATGCATGGTGAGAGCTTTGCTGACTTGGTCCCTCTATAAAACTTAAGATTgtatttaaatcaaatcgaatcaaatctaaatagagattaattcaaatataaaaaatctagcTTGGGTTAGTGATTAAATTGTTTGAGAAGTCAtccaaaaaaaatgtaaaaaaatatgaaaaattgttgaagaaaaaaaaggagaaattgttaaaaaagatAACCATTTAAAAAGTTGTAAagttataagaaaatatgagtttatctatattattttgatgattagCTAAATTCGAGTTAAGGTTATCTTAATTTAAGTTTTGCATCTTGTTTAATctactaaatataaattgatttaattcaaatttaaccctAATTTAAATATGGACAATTAAATAGTTATTTCACTTCTCACATTACTAAATAAAACATGCTTGGAGAAGCCAAATTGATCGTAAAATCTCCACTATCCCgtttaaccaaaaaaaagttataacgTGCTGGAATGCAATTGATATTAatcccaaggtatgctgtaatgacaaataactaaattgatttaataaaattgtcattttctctataatattacccctaaagtttgaaatagCCTGGACAATTAAATAGTTATTCTCACTTCTCACATTactaaataaaaacaaagacgaagttcttcgctTGGAGAAAGAACCACGAATTGATCGTAAAAATCTCACACTATCCCGTTTAACCCTTAAAACTGCCAAAACTTAGGCTTATTTAACAGGCGTTAGCTGGAATGCAATTGTCATTATTATTTTGGCCCCCAGGCAAACACAATGGACATGCAAGATCCTACACGTTTCGAAAGCCAGTGGAGTGGGGCCTGAATTTTTGTACCTACGATGCATACGTCTTCttgtctctctctccctctcacaCTCACAGTCACCTCACTTTCTCTCCGTCATTCGGGACGA
It contains:
- the LOC123200962 gene encoding uncharacterized protein LOC123200962, with product MVMELQLKLALRAYNPTIGFHHGGQSNIAKNKRSFEDAFSHQSAGMMPLHVWSGQPNEEDDQKGQNKRASSPSTRMKRRKNWLLGGLLYSHGGRNCFTSISSSGVKLVGSRITIR